GATGCTCCagattcttcttcaagttaTCCGACGCCCGCTGGCGATCGAGTTTCTGCTTCATAGCCTGGATGGACCTACACAGCCAAAGCAGAAACAAGCATTGTTAGCTCAGAAGATGTACTCCACCCAGTCGACTTGGCTAAAAAATGTAGATCGGATAGAGACCATGTGTGTGTGTGTAGAGATACGGGATAGGATAAAACATACGGAGCGACATTTGTGTCTAGCAGAATATGTCTTTCCTTGAGATCCTGGGGGTCGGGGCGGGTAAGAAGGTGCTTTTCGAGGGAGTCGCGGCGTTCGAGTGGGGAGGTTGCCAGGGAGGTGGTATCGACGGCTGCAGGGGTGGAGGTTGGTTCGGTGGACATTGTAGATGGTTGGAGTTTGTATAAGGTCGATGTATCAGACGGGTTTTGTACTGTTTAAATTTAATGTAGATGGATGCAGGTGGAAGAGAAACAGGGCAGggtataagtatatatatatataggtcGCACAGATCGTGAGACTAGTGGATGTCATCGCATGCTACATTGAAGCGTCTGGTTGTCGCGGCGATGAGGGGAAGGCTGGTCGAGTCAAGTGATTGGACTGTTCCACGGGATCATCGCGGGGTTGACGTTGACCCTGCTTGTTCCTCACAAAGAACGCCGGAttaggaataataatagGTACGGTTGTACTCGGAAAAAAAGGTTCTCATGTATTCAACTTGTAGGAGCTAACTGACATCGTTTCTCAATCTGTGATGTCGACAAAATCAACGCGGACAATAAAGAGGGACGGCATCACCTGTCAGCAGGCGTGCTGGTAACTAAGAGTAGCATGTTGAATAGCCTAGCTCTTGAAAAGCATGCTGCTGTTCTGCGACACGGAAATGCCGGTGTCACAGAAAATGAAACGGCAGCCCCAATTCCTCCATGGTTAACGGAAATTAAAGGAGTAAAGGCATGAGATGATATGAGCGATCAGGGGGACGCAAAGTGGGACGCCCAGACCAGGCCTGAACTGAATCTGAACCCATCGGGGTCGTATCACAATGCTCGCTGAATCCTGGGTTTGATGACTCGTTTTCCGGGTTTCGCTTCCATCCTGTTGTCATCCGCCCAAAGCCCATTTGTCTCACCCATAACGGAAACTGACAGATAACCTAAGCCCGGGCTAGGGCAGATTACAACCTTTTTCCTGCTTCGTAGAGAAACCAATTGGTCTATCGCGATGGTGTATTGATGTTCGGTCCGCCGCGACGCAAGCGTCAACGGACTTGCCATCGTGCAATCAAGGAACCCAGAGCTtgccacggccacggccgCCACCGCGGCTTTGACCACGCGCCGCGCCGCGCCGATTGTTGGTATTGTTCCGCGAGGCATTTGCCATGCCACGTGAGGCGCCGGTCTGGGTGCTCAAATCAACTGTCGCTTTTTGCTTTGGGGTCACACCCAGCGACCGACTAAATGAGTTAGGATCTATCGGTTGAGTCGGTATCTCAATCGTGCTTTCCACGGGCGGCGCGGCAGTTTTGGCCGGCGCAGAAACTTTGCGGTTGCCGGTTCCGCGAGAACCACCACTTCTCGAGGCGCCCTTGCCACGACCGCGGGGGACGAAGACTAGttcgtcctcgtcgctctCTTCTTCGTAGGAAAGCAAGGACTTGGGCTCGGTGGTCTGGGTTTTCTCAACGTATTTGCATCGGTTTTTATATTCTCTTTCTTCGTATTGAATGGAAGTTCGCAGCTGATGGATGTTTTTGACGCCGATTCCAAATTTCAGCGCCCAGCGTTGGGTGGGAAGGTCGTTGCTAATCAGGATGGGTGTTTTTGCAGCATTTGACGCATCGGGGCTTTCATGTAGTCTCCATAGAAGTGCGCTAAGTAAAGGCCGCAAAGCAGGCGGCACGACGGGAATCATAGACCCGGAAGCGGTGCGGTGATGTCCTTTGTCCTTGTAGTCCTTGGATTCCTTGGATTCCTTGGATTCCTCGCCGTTCGTAACATGATTATTCGCACACTCTGGGCTTGTTCGAGAGCTCCTTGAAGATGGTGGCGAAACAGGGGCGCTGTGAGTACCCGTGGAGGTGAACGAAATGGCATCCGAATCCTTCTTAAAGTTCAACTTGCTCAGAAGCATTTGCGACAGATCGCTGGTAGCGGTGTTGCTCTTCCTATGGTcgccatccttctcgtctcGCTTCTCCTGCAGTGTCGGGTCCTCCGCAGAAATGGCCCCATCGGCTGCCTCTTGATCGTCTTCAAACTCCGGTGAGAAAAACTTCTCTGCCTCGCTCCAATTTTCATACTGCTCCATCGGCCCTTGTAGAATAATTCTTTCGGATATAGCGTTCTCTTTTCCGGAAGTTACGCGGTCAAGAAAGCGCACTGCTTCTCGAGCGTTGATAGCGACCTGCGACCCGGTTTTCTTCAGCGCATGAAGGCGCTCGAGGGCTGCAAGCAGTGTGAGTGAGTGGAATATGCGGTGGGCGGAAGTCCATTTCGAAGGGCCTTACTGTAAAGAGGAACGATAAGAGTGATAGCCCCGTTCGTCGCCCATTTTTTGATCTCGCTGATGTTCGTAGTTAGTGCCGTCTCATCCACGGCACAGTGGAAGACCTTGCGTCCTGCCGACATTGTGGTTCTCGATAAGGATAGTCGACAAGGCAAGCGATTGTATAGTCGTTCAAGGCCGCTGTAGGCGCAAACGGCCCTACTCCGAATAGCCTGTCCTAGAAACTGCGACTACACCGGAGTGTTAGCTGAAGTCtgaaggaggttgtggatCGATGTCGGCGGAGAGATCAGGGAATGTGGGGGTAACGGGTTGAGGGTTAAGAAACGTCAACGGCCATGTCCAAGGACAAACACAAAGTCAGTAACAATGAACTCACAGTCGGATCCTAGTTCATAAATAGTTTTCATCGGCAGCATCTTGTGGTTTTGTATGGCTGACGTAGTGCAGCGGAGGTGAAAGAAGAGTGAAAGCCACCAGAGTTATCGGATCAACTCGCGGGCCTTGCTGCAGCCTTACTAAGCATCATGTTACTGAGTCCGTGAAGTTCCTTGTCGAAACCATCCTGGAACGGTGTCTAAAAAATGATGAATATTGCTCATCAAATACATCTATTGGGTTATCTGTGATTACACTCTATGAGAATAGAAATAATGACGCAGTCCACAGTCCATATACTAGGGAGGCAATCATTCATCTGCCACCAAGCACCAAGTCAGATAAGCATTCAGGAAAAGACCGTCGAACGAGCCGTAGTCATTAGCGCCGCCGCTATTTGCCTGATTCAATTGGTTTTCTTGATTAATCCATCGGCTGGCTTCACACGCTGCGCCCATTCCCTGATATCGTAGTAAGTATTTGAACATGGCTCCATGGGTGTAGACTACTTACGTCCAGCTTCCATCATATACTCTGTGAATACTGGGGTCACCGAATTCGGCCAGTCCCAACGCTGTCTCGATGATTGTGGCTGTCACGCCGCTGCCGCAAGAGCTGATAATAGATTTGGTCTCGTCCAATCCACGCGATTCGAATACCTTTCGTAGCTCATCCGAGGGAAGGTAGGTCTTTGTCTCAGGGTCCAGTAACTCTTGGAATGGCAGACTTGTAGATCCAGGGATATGTCCAGAAGATAGGCCCGGGCGCGGTTCAGGGTCGGTTCCCGCCCAGCGGCCTTGAGGTCGTGCGTCCAGAATCTCCACCTCTTTTGCACCCTCCTTGCGATGCTCCTTTgcaatctccttcagctcAAGGTATGGAATGACGAGCTTCGAGTCGTAAGTGGGAACAGGATAGCTGGACTTTTCCGGTTTCTGAGGCTCTCCAGTCTCTGTTGGGTAGTTACCACGCACCCACAGCCGGTAGTTGTTAAGAATATGGACTTTGGGGTGCCCAAACACTCTCAGGGTCCAGCCGACACGGGGAGCGCTGAATATTCCAAGCTCCTCCGTATCATAAACTACCACCTCATCGTCACGTCGGATTCCTAGTTCACTCATCGCATCGGAAAACGCCTCCGCGGTGGGAAGCATATGCGGGTAAGGGGACTCGGTGTCCTTGATTGCATCCAAATCAAAGAAACGAGCTTGTGGTACACGACTTTTACGGAAAACGTCAATTCCTGTGCGACCCTCAGGGTCGTTGGGCATGAACCAAGCCGCACATAGGGGAATTACGCGAGGCGATGTCGAGATCTTCGTAGATGGGTTCTTCTTCAGTGCTTCCGACAATTCATTCGGAGAGACGAGGTATGAGGAGAATGAAACCTGCCGAGTCTGGGCCTGGTGTCGTATTTGCGGCGACGTCGCCATTGTCGGTCTTATGAAACGGATCGGTGAGGGGAGAGAGCTGCGGATCGCTGCGAATGCCATGGTAATTGGAGTGTGGAGGGGAAATGGCTAGAATTTACATTCCTGGTTTGTGGGTCGATAGAAATTGGAGATGACAGATGCAGCACGAGCAGGGGTAAAGCTATGTGGACTGGAATAGAGGAAGGTGCCCTTTGTGGTTGAGTTGGGGAGTTGGCATTGACAATAATGACTGGCAATGCGGAGTCGGCGGCTTCTCCGAATCTCCGCCACGCGCGAGCGTCTGACAATTACCCTGGAAATTGCTCTTCCTTATCGCCTGCTCCACCGatcttcctccctctcttcGTGCCGGAAGCAACGACTTCACGCCACCAATTGTGAGCACTCTGCAGCCATGAAAGTTACGCTAAAAGAATGGAACGCTGTCGCAACCTGGCGCTGGGATATGCCAGAAGATGAAGTCTGTGGTATCTGTCGCGTCCAGTTCGATGGGACTTGCCCGACCTGCAAATTTCCCGGAGACGACTGCTCATTGCGTAAGAAGCCCTCATTATGAGCAAAGCTGCTCTCCGATTCTAACTCTGCCCGTCAGTGCTTGGGAAGTGCGGCCACTCCTTCCATATGGTATGACTACGGAATCCTCCCACCCTCACATAGGCTCAtgtcttctcttccaaaACAGCATTGTCTCATGACTTGGATTCAACAAGAATCTTCGAAAGGACTTTGTCCCATGTGCCGACAGAGTAAGTACTgccctgcagctcctcttGACCTTGCTAAAACATGGACTAGAATTTGAATGGAAACAAAACGACGAATGATGAACAACCGCTAAGTAATTGGAGTGGATACGGCGTTGGAGTTGCAATTGTTATGATACCCTCTGTTCTCACTAGATCTTACTACTTgtctaaataataactataccAGCAAGAAGGTTCATCTTCCTTTTGGTAAGTCCTAGAatcactatatatatttccccACCACAACAGGACAAACAAATCCCGTGCCTGAGACCGTCACCTGACGCTATCGATAAgagcttctcctcatccGGCCCTGAAGCCCAGCCGCTTCAACCTTCGTCACATCTTCAACCATGAAGCTTTTGTAACCATGTAGCCACGACCATCGGCAATGTCTCTCCCAAAATCAACTTTATCGCCTCCGCTTTCGtccccctcctccaagaaTTCTCTTCGACGACCCCCCTCTCGGCCGCATAGCATCGACCAAGTCGTACACACAAATGATACTCCAGACGAACACCCAAGCCAGCCCGTCGACCCGCCTCCAGAAGGACAGGATGAACCAACACACCACGaaccgccatctccagctcgaATTATATCCCAGCCATTCTTCACCTTGATCGAGGATACCCACATTTCGGAATACTACCACCCAACAGTCCACTACATCTTCTCCGACGATGACACAGACATTGTGACAGAAGCTGTGTTACGCTCCCTCGAGTCAGAGCAAAACAGCCCCTCAAACTCAAAGTTGAAGGGCAAGTCAAAAGCGCCACACCAAAGTCTTGGAGAcccagaagcagaaggagcgTACGAGGATGGAAGTCCGAGTAGGAaccaacctcagcttccgGACCCGATCCCCGGCGTTCGAGAcaattatattattctagatattgATCGCACCCCCGACGCTCATGGGGATCTCTGCCCTGCCGGGACGTCACAGGAGGGGCGAGGCCAAGAGCAGACGGCCGCGTCCTCGCCACCGGACAACAATAACCCCTCACTTAACCAGCAAGACCAACCACTTTCCTCTAGCAACCTCAGAATAAGCTCTGCGCACAGCCTATCACCCTCCTGGCAGGTATTGGATTCACAACTCCTTCCAGCCCCGACATTTGAGAATAATGCATCTGGTGAGAAACCGGCAAACGGTGGACTTATGCTCCAGATTCAAGGCACCCCGGGCTTGCCAGTTGGTGCGCTTGGTAGGGATAAAGAACGGGGACATCAACGGCTAGAGGATATGATGGATCAATTCGCGAGGAGATTggatgagctgaagctggTGATTGAGAATGGAGAGCGGGGTATGCGCGCTGGAGCTTTTCAGGGTGCAAGCCCGCTCGAAGGACTTGAAACTCAAACTACCCAAGATATCACCTCCAGAGCAGGGGCTGATGAACTCCATGGAGAAGAACATGTGCCTGAAGATTAGTGACAGGAAGCAGGGGTATGTTGATACCAAGGCAGTAGTTTACCCAACCTGATTTTGGTTCTTTAATAATACAAAGGCCTTACACTATGGTCTTGGAAAGCATCTGTTGATAGGCAACCACAAAAAATAAATTGGAATCTCGAGCGCCGACACACAAACTTGAtaatcaaaaaaaaaggtattTGAAGAATGCCATAGCCTCTTAGAAGCAAAACGAGAAAGGATACACCAAAAAAACATGGCACGCAAGACAAGACAAACACAAGCGGAGTAGAAATCAAATCCTTGAATAACCAGATGACTGGTGTGATCTATTAAGCAAAAAGTCCAATGCTTGCCCCTGTTCTCCCGAAACTCCTAAACCTTGAGAAAAGCAAAAGGGTATAAGAATATATGCAGCCAGAAAGCATAGATATCTCCAACACAAATATTAATCAGGGTGAAGGTCGACCTCTCAGCCTACGACCAGCGGAAACTCCAGGAGGTGGTACGttctctctcccttccatcatcccagccattcTCCTAGCAAGTATCTTGTTTGGTAGTTTGGTTTCAACGGCGGTTGAATTTGAGCGGCGTCTTTTTGATGGCGGAGGCTCAACGCCGTCTGTTTCGGCCGCGGCTCTCGGACTGGTAATGTGTGACCCGTCCTTTTCTGCAGAAGAATTGTCCTCTGTATTAGACGCGAGCGGTCTTGCGGCGACGTTTGCATCGATTTCCCTAAGTCCTGTGTTGGAAGGGTTGACGTTGGTCATGGATGGCAGTTGAGTTCCTACCTCGTCCTCTGCGTCGTTGTAGACGAAACCTTTTGACGGAGAACCTGCCGGTGTACCGGCAGACGGGGACagcccatcctcatcattaTTAAATGGCAGAAGTTCCATCTCCTTGGTATTTCTCAATCGGGACTTTAGAGCCTCATGGGACTCGGTGCTCGGCAAGTCAGAAGGATAATCATACTTTCGTTTCTTTGGGGTGACTCCAGTAGTGACATATTCCTCAAAAGAACGATTCAGGATGGCAGCAGAGAGGTCTGAAAGGGGCTTTCGGACATCGTCAGATAATGGAGCGATCGATCCCTCCAGAGATGCATGATGTTGTGTTGCTTCTTCCTGAAGCTGGTTCATTCGGTCACTCAAGCCGTCAGCCTGCCCTTGAACCGAAGAGTACGATCCGCGTACATTGGACGCTATCGTGTCGAGAGTAGTAATGTGGGCATCACGATAACGACCATTCTGAGATCGTGCCTTGGCCACAAAATCATCCAGAGCTTCCATTTGTCTTCCCATATCTTCCATCTGGGTGTCTACAATTCGGACTGTCTCCTTGTGAACCGACTCAGTTGTCTTCTGAATAGACGAATTGCGCTGTTCGAAGGCCTACACACTTAGCGAGAGAACGCATATTAATTCAGGGCTAGACACTTACCTCCCAATCGTTTTGTAGCCTTGCTTTCACCTCATCCTTGGACGCATTGACATCTTTGGCAAATTGTTCAGACTTGAAGACCCATTCGTCGACCTGGCGATCATGATGCGTTGTGGCTTGCTCTAACATCTCCCCCGATGACGAAATATCCGTGCGAGCCGTATCAATTTTTGATTTGAGTCGGCCAAATTGCTTCTGTCGGGACTCCTCAACTAGTGCCTTGATTTGAGACATTAAGACATCCCGCTCAGCATCCGCCGCAACCTGCTCCTCTTCAAGGGCCTGAGCAAGATTGGAAGAAGCTTTGTGGGTGCTCTCAATATTTTCGCGGTTTGCAGTTTGAAGTTCGACCCTTAGCCTGTCCATCTCATTCCTCTGTTCCGCAATGTGCCCATTCATCGTCTCGAAGACCGACTTCAGGTCCTTTCCAAGACTGCTGTAGGATGTATGGAGCTGCAAAAGTTAGAAAAGAATGAGCAATTAAGCCATGGCAAAGTCGTGGTTCTTACCTGAGCGTGAAACTCGGTAAATTCGCTAATAACTTCCTGAGATATCCGAGCCGCAGCGGCTGACAGGCCATTGAGTCCCTCTCCCACTTTCGACTTAACTTCCTCCCGCAAGTCCTTGATCTCCTCAAGTACATTGTTCATGTCGTCATGGGCGCCAGATGTTTCGGACCTGGCATTGTTGTATGCATTGTCAAGAGATCGCGTATAACCAGAGAGGTCGCGTCGAGTGTCTTCGATTTGAGAAAGTTCATTTGCAATGAAATCGTTGATTTTGGTGGAAGTGGTTTCCAGGAGCTTCGAGTGTTCCGTTTGAAATGTTTCAACACGCTGGTCAATCCGATTTGTCACATCAGAAACCTCAGTTGATGAAACTTGCCACATCTCCGTGTTAGTGGTGTCCAAATCGGCTTTGCGGTCTAACTTTGCATGTAGGCCGCTGATGTCCTCAACAGTTTGGCCCAAGGTTGATATTAATCCTATTCCGAGGTCATGAAGCTGGTGCTCTGTCTTCTGATGCGCATTCCGCAacatctcttcttcctccaactGTTCCTTAGTATTTTGCAAGACAAGATCTGTCTGCTGTAGAACATCGTTTGTTGAGCACAGGGCCGCTAGCGTGTCATCGTTGTCTTTCTTCAAGTCGTTAAACTTGCTCGTCAGTGTAAAAAGTTCTTGAACCTTGTGGCGGAGGCTGGACTCCATCGATTCGATTTTTGCCCGCTGCTCCTCATTGATAATTTTTCGCGAATCATTCTCCATGGTCATTTCTTCATATGACTCCACTGACATGTACACGCCATTCCGATGTCTCGTCGCGATCAACTCAGCCTTTAACTTCTCAATCTCAGACGTGAATTCGCGAAGAAGCGTCTTCTTAGGCATGGTCGAGTTTATTTGAGGCTTGTTCCGGATATTTTTGGCCCTGAAAGCATAATCAAGCGTGGAGATGGTCTCCTCAAGATTATTCCTAGCAGGCGAGATTGTCGCAATAATGCATGTTTTTGTCCGTCCGCCGAGCGAGTCTTGGAGCAAGCGTGTGAGCTTGGATTCTCTGACATCTTATTAGCACGAAAAATTTGATTGACCATAGGAAAGACATACCTGTACGGAATATGTGAGCTTTTGTCAACAAGGGCGTTGATCACTCGACCAAGGGTAAGTAAACTCTTATTGATCAAACCGGCCTCGGCCGCACGCTTATTTTCAGCACCGCTCCGTCCGATGTTTTCACTACCAGCGAGATCGACAAGATTCAACTTCCCAGGACATATATACTCCTCTCCTGACTCTGTCGTTCGCTTTGTATTTACCGTTATAGTGAAAACAGTGTGACTCCGAGAACTCAAATCATTGCACTTCGTCGCAGCAACTTGGCGCTTATGACTCCCTTGTTGGAGGAGCTTGATACCCGACGTCGCAGAGTCAATGTAAGTCTCCTCCATACCCTGGACTAGGGTACTCATGTGGCCCTTTTTCTCATTTTCGTAGATTTTTAATTTTGGGTTGTCCTCCGCAGACAGTAGGTCCCGAAGATCTTCGTTGTAAAGTTCGATGAAAGAGCATTTTACGGTGCTTTCTGTCTCCGCTAACTTGCCGAATAGAGAATAGAGAACGCGTGGAATGATTCCGGCGTTGTCAGATAAGATTCCTAGTGTATCTGTCATATCTCCAGACATAGTGTACGTCTTGCCGGTTCCGGTTTGCCCGTATGCAAATATGGTGCAGTTATACCCAGCAAGCATCTATAGCCTAGTTAGCATTCTGTGGTGCTGAACCTGAAGATGCGATGCAGCAATCCTACCTCTGTGACGATCGGCAAAACAGAATCCTCATATACTGTGACTTGATCCgctgcagcagagaagaCCTTATCGAATGTATAGGTTTTGTTCGATACTGCATTTGGGCCCATCGACAACTCCACAGTTTTCCCTTTGACACCTTCGGTCTGAAGAGCCACTCCGCTGTTCTCCTTAACCTCCCGTTCATTGCGACCTCGGCATCGTACAACAACGTGGATACTGGTGTCTTCGTTGATTTCGCGTTCGATGTCCCTTTCCTTTCGCTTGGCACTGATGCTCGCAGGCTCGGTTGGTGACTTCAACCCGCGCAGCCGACTAGCTGCAGGGCCCTTCGTGGAAATAGCTGGAGATGGCGCTGAAGCTTGACGCTCTGGCACAGCAGAACCCGCCCGTCGAGTAGGCTGGCGCGTTGTGGTTCGCCTTGTCGGAAGGCCGGAGGTAGGCCGCTGGGGGCCGGCCATATTGGCAGTTAAGACGGTCGCAGGTGATGGGGAAAACAGAAATTAAAAAGTTATAGAAGGCGATAAAAccaaataaataaatatgcGCCCAATTCCGACAAGGAGCGCTTCCAGAAAGTGGTTGAGTCGCTTGCTGGTTGTCGGCAgagttggtggttggtgttgttcCGCCTTGAGCCAAAACAGGAAAACGTAAACAAACTGGGCCTCCATCGCAGCCGATCATGTCATGTGACCGAGATCCCCAGTCATCCCCTCCGCTCACATGATTCGGTCATCGCCATCTGACCCAGCTGGAGCACGCGGCGGTCTTGAACTTGAGAGCTTCGAGCCGAATATCCTGCTATTGACAACCTATACCTTGACCCATATACAACAAAAGACAATAACTCTTGAAAACATAATACTACATACCTTTTGTCTCCTGAGCTGGCCCTCGACCTACTAATCCATCTAGCTATCTAGCTGTCTTTGAGCTTTCTCGTACCCCTCACGGCATGGTTGTGCCTTGCAGCTTACCATGAGTGCCTCAAAAGCATCACCACAGTCGCAGATTTATCCGGGCAAGGGCCTCGGTTTTATAAGCATGTTTACCCCTTATCGCTTTCCTAACACCAACTAATATTCAACAGCGCTCGGCGCTTCCCTTCATAATGTCCTAAGCCGTGTGAAAGCCCATCCTCAGACGTACCCCGCGATCGACATAGCATACTCCGCGTCAGATCCCATACAGCATCCAGTCaccctccaactcccctCAAATGGTCTGCGCTTAAGATTTGACGGCCCCGATCAAAGGTTGCGTTTGATAGAGGTGCTGGATTTCTCGAAGACTGCCCTGGTTTACAAGAATCAAGAAGTGCTAAAGGGAGTCACCAAAACCCAAGAGCattcagcttctccgcagGGACCTAGTTTCCGCCATGTTTACAATCGCCTCTTCGGTCCTTCGTATCCCGGGGAATATGTACGGccaactccaccatctcCGTACGGCACGTATGTGCTTTCGTACCCAGGGGTTGCCTTCTCATTCCCTCTACAAGACTCAGCTTGGTCAGAACAATGTGACTTCGTAGCGCTGCTCTCATCTTCAGCTGCTTTGCCGGCGACCTCGATGTCGATTTTCCAGGGCTCGTCATGGCCAGATGCCAGAGCCAAGTTGTTCACGCAGCAGCCACAATACCCACGATCTCCCGCCGTCGCCGGGAAGAACAAAGAATTTGTTCCAGATGAGATTGAAGAATTCACAATCCTAGGAGCGGGTAAAATCGAGGTAACTCGGAGGTCTACATCCCCGACGTACATCAGTTTATCGCAAACTACACCACAGGATTTGATCGCAGAGTTTGGGCCTCCGGACGCAATCTATCGTAAGAATGATCGCAGAATCTCGATCCATCGTGCCGCAggcggccatggtggggATGATATTATGCACATGAGCCCGTCTTCAGCTAGAGGCATCGAAGTTAATGATACAGATCAATCGTCAATTAACAGTGTGAGCGATGATTCAGATGATGGCCTTGAGCAAACTAATGCCTTGGACCCCTCTTCTCTACCATCGGAATGTTTCTTCAACTACTTCCATCATGGATTTGATGCGTTTGTATCTCACCCGACCACATCTGGTCCTGCATTTCCAAGTTCTGGCCTTGATGATCCGACTCCCCCATCCCCTTCGTCTCGGCTCGTTGTGACTAAGATTGTTATACACGGGAATGTTCCTGGGTCTTATCCCTTCAATCGGTACCGTCGAAGCCGGTGGAAGATCGAATCGAAACCCTCAACATCACTTGGCTCTTCGGAGACACGCTATGATGAGATTTCGAGACGCCTGAGAGAGGCGTGGAAGGATTCATATGCAAATGCGTCGGAGGAGCGAGCTCTGGAACGGCCAATGGTGTTAAATAGAGGATGGGGAGACAGTCCAGAAAGCAGCGTCGAGTTCCTTGGGGGGTGGGAAGAGAGTACAGGGAAGGGCCAGAGGACAGGGCAGGGTGGACACGATGGAGGTTTGGGGAATACAGAGCTCTTTGGATTTCCCGGTCTCCTATTCGAGGTCATGAAGAATGGGGCAGTAAGCTGTTTAACGATATATTGACACGATGTACCAAGTAACTATGCATATAATTAGATCTCATTTCACACCAGTTGTACTCAAGCCTTTTCCTACTATGTGAAGCAGATGTGAGCTGTTCTCCAATTTGCTGGTCTGGGACATGGACAAAGCCGGTGGGTCTGCGCTGCCAAGCCATAGGTACCGTATTATTTTTGGAGTTTCCGATCTGCATCGCAGTCCTTCCTCCGACTTCAACCCCGAACAATTTCACGGAATTGCTCTCACCTAGGGCGTGACATGCTTCAGCAATAGCATGGCGGAAGTGCCGCGGAAACTGGCGCGATCGTGGTCGTCGACCTTAAAGCTCCCAAAGTCCACGTTCCCGGCACGTGTGACTCCAGCCGATCAGACGAAATACCTAAAACGATGCACCGACGACCTCTACGCCTGGCAGCGCCATGAAAGACCTGCCGATCAGTGCTTTGTCCTGCACGATGGGCCCCCGTATGCGAATGGCGATCTACACGTCGGCCATGCTCTCAACAAAATCCTGAAGGACATAATCTGCCGGGCGCAGCTCGGTTTGGGAAAAAGGGTTCGCTACGTACCTGGTTGGGATTGTCACGGGCTACCCATTGAGCTGAAAGCCTTGGAGGCACGGAAGGACGTtcgcgacgaagatggctCTGTTAAGGCCGCGGTTACAAGAAAGATTGCTCGAAACCTTGCGGACCGGACGGTGAAAAAGCAGATGAATGGGTTTCGGGGCTTTGCAGTCATGGCGGATTGGGAAAATCACTGGAAGACCATGG
The nucleotide sequence above comes from Aspergillus puulaauensis MK2 DNA, chromosome 3, nearly complete sequence. Encoded proteins:
- the CIN8 gene encoding putative kinesin family protein (BimC) (COG:Z;~EggNog:ENOG410PFMI;~InterPro:IPR027267,IPR019821,IPR036961,IPR027417, IPR001752,IPR025901;~PFAM:PF16796,PF00225;~go_function: GO:0003777 - microtubule motor activity [Evidence IEA];~go_function: GO:0005524 - ATP binding [Evidence IEA];~go_function: GO:0008017 - microtubule binding [Evidence IEA];~go_process: GO:0007018 - microtubule-based movement [Evidence IEA]) yields the protein MAGPQRPTSGLPTRRTTTRQPTRRAGSAVPERQASAPSPAISTKGPAASRLRGLKSPTEPASISAKRKERDIEREINEDTSIHVVVRCRGRNEREVKENSGVALQTEGVKGKTVELSMGPNAVSNKTYTFDKVFSAAADQVTVYEDSVLPIVTEMLAGYNCTIFAYGQTGTGKTYTMSGDMTDTLGILSDNAGIIPRVLYSLFGKLAETESTVKCSFIELYNEDLRDLLSAEDNPKLKIYENEKKGHMSTLVQGMEETYIDSATSGIKLLQQGSHKRQVAATKCNDLSSRSHTVFTITVNTKRTTESGEEYICPGKLNLVDLAGSENIGRSGAENKRAAEAGLINKSLLTLGRVINALVDKSSHIPYRESKLTRLLQDSLGGRTKTCIIATISPARNNLEETISTLDYAFRAKNIRNKPQINSTMPKKTLLREFTSEIEKLKAELIATRHRNGVYMSVESYEEMTMENDSRKIINEEQRAKIESMESSLRHKVQELFTLTSKFNDLKKDNDDTLAALCSTNDVLQQTDLVLQNTKEQLEEEEMLRNAHQKTEHQLHDLGIGLISTLGQTVEDISGLHAKLDRKADLDTTNTEMWQVSSTEVSDVTNRIDQRVETFQTEHSKLLETTSTKINDFIANELSQIEDTRRDLSGYTRSLDNAYNNARSETSGAHDDMNNVLEEIKDLREEVKSKVGEGLNGLSAAAARISQEVISEFTEFHAQLHTSYSSLGKDLKSVFETMNGHIAEQRNEMDRLRVELQTANRENIESTHKASSNLAQALEEEQVAADAERDVLMSQIKALVEESRQKQFGRLKSKIDTARTDISSSGEMLEQATTHHDRQVDEWVFKSEQFAKDVNASKDEVKARLQNDWEAFEQRNSSIQKTTESVHKETVRIVDTQMEDMGRQMEALDDFVAKARSQNGRYRDAHITTLDTIASNVRGSYSSVQGQADGLSDRMNQLQEEATQHHASLEGSIAPLSDDVRKPLSDLSAAILNRSFEEYVTTGVTPKKRKYDYPSDLPSTESHEALKSRLRNTKEMELLPFNNDEDGLSPSAGTPAGSPSKGFVYNDAEDEVGTQLPSMTNVNPSNTGLREIDANVAARPLASNTEDNSSAEKDGSHITSPRAAAETDGVEPPPSKRRRSNSTAVETKLPNKILARRMAGMMEGRENVPPPGVSAGRRLRGRPSP
- a CDS encoding UPF0183 domain protein (COG:S;~EggNog:ENOG410PJ3C;~InterPro:IPR005373,IPR039156;~PFAM:PF03676), producing the protein MSASKASPQSQIYPGKGLGFITLGASLHNVLSRVKAHPQTYPAIDIAYSASDPIQHPVTLQLPSNGLRLRFDGPDQRLRLIEVLDFSKTALVYKNQEVLKGVTKTQEHSASPQGPSFRHVYNRLFGPSYPGEYVRPTPPSPYGTYVLSYPGVAFSFPLQDSAWSEQCDFVALLSSSAALPATSMSIFQGSSWPDARAKLFTQQPQYPRSPAVAGKNKEFVPDEIEEFTILGAGKIEVTRRSTSPTYISLSQTTPQDLIAEFGPPDAIYRKNDRRISIHRAAGGHGGDDIMHMSPSSARGIEVNDTDQSSINSVSDDSDDGLEQTNALDPSSLPSECFFNYFHHGFDAFVSHPTTSGPAFPSSGLDDPTPPSPSSRLVVTKIVIHGNVPGSYPFNRYRRSRWKIESKPSTSLGSSETRYDEISRRLREAWKDSYANASEERALERPMVLNRGWGDSPESSVEFLGGWEESTGKGQRTGQGGHDGGLGNTELFGFPGLLFEVMKNGAVSCLTIY